A single region of the Chrysoperla carnea chromosome 5, inChrCarn1.1, whole genome shotgun sequence genome encodes:
- the LOC123300574 gene encoding uncharacterized protein LOC123300574 isoform X2 — protein sequence MSNSPSDDGNAFFLFLIILFAFCLLLWNICSSRGENENNEEDMYRRECAIREQRMRVMTIQNVAFTCDPLNDYPRPLRQTYPDRYGSQPPMYDEGVFPSDSIGILEIPPPTYEEALRAALVHSNNNRNETTSPTTINISNDNNSTSSS from the exons ATGTCGAATAGTCCGTCCGATGAtggaaatgcattttttttatttttaataatattatttgcgTTTTGTTTGCTTTTGTGGAATATTTGTTCATCGCGTGGTGAAAATGAGAATAATGAAGAAGATATGTACCGTCGTGAAT gTGCGATTCGTGAACAAAGAATGCGTGTTATGACAATACAAAATGTCGCCTTCACGTGTGATCCACTAAACGATTATCCGCGTCCATTACGTCAAACGTATCCTGATCGTTATGGATCCCAGCCACCAATGTATGATGAAGGTGTATTCCCTTCAGATTCCATCGGTA ttttagaaATTCCTCCACCAACTTACGAAGAAGCACTTCGAGCTGCATTAGTACACAGCAATAATAACCGGAACGAAACTACGAGTCCAACTACAATCAATATtagtaatgataataattcGACTTCTAGTAGCTAA
- the LOC123300821 gene encoding uncharacterized protein LOC123300821 has protein sequence MSDNSLDYAFLIYVIVIIVCVLLVCCSIWKSVYKCEENEERIHRHQNEIYLERIRVIAMQNAAVTFDHSNHHPSPIHQLYLNRYGSQPPMYEEGVFPGDLVGNVENPPPSYEEALRATLVHNNNSTNNR, from the exons ATGTCGGATAATTCATTAGATTATGcctttttaatatatgtaattGTAATTATAGTCTGTGTTTTATTAGTTTGTTGTTCGATTTGGAAAAGTGTTTATAAATGTGAAGAAAATGAAGAAAGAATACATCGGCATCAAA ATGAAATATATTTGGAGAGAATTCGTGTGATTGCAATGCAAAATGCTGCTGTCACTTTTGATCATTCGAATCATCATCCAAGTCCAATACATCAACTGTATCTCAATCGTTATGGATCCCAACCACCAATGTACGAAGAAGGTGTATTTCCTGGAGATTTAGTTGGAA aTGTAGAAAATCCTCCACCTAGTTATGAAGAAGCACTTCGAGCCACACTAGTACACAACAATAACTCAACAAATAATCGTTAA
- the LOC123300574 gene encoding uncharacterized protein LOC123300574 isoform X1, translated as MLLNNKQRMSFVASLLFGLAIFLIVVGLCQCISFVFKIRAIQEEIRAGAIREQRMRVMTIQNVAFTCDPLNDYPRPLRQTYPDRYGSQPPMYDEGVFPSDSIGILEIPPPTYEEALRAALVHSNNNRNETTSPTTINISNDNNSTSSS; from the exons ATGTTactaaacaataaacaaag aatgtCATTTGTGGCATCATTGTTATTCGGAttggcaatatttttaattgttgtcgGTTTATGTCAATGTATAtcatttgtattcaaaattagaGCGATTCAAGAAGAAATTCGAGCTG gTGCGATTCGTGAACAAAGAATGCGTGTTATGACAATACAAAATGTCGCCTTCACGTGTGATCCACTAAACGATTATCCGCGTCCATTACGTCAAACGTATCCTGATCGTTATGGATCCCAGCCACCAATGTATGATGAAGGTGTATTCCCTTCAGATTCCATCGGTA ttttagaaATTCCTCCACCAACTTACGAAGAAGCACTTCGAGCTGCATTAGTACACAGCAATAATAACCGGAACGAAACTACGAGTCCAACTACAATCAATATtagtaatgataataattcGACTTCTAGTAGCTAA
- the LOC123300574 gene encoding uncharacterized protein LOC123300574 isoform X3 — MSFVASLLFGLAIFLIVVGLCQCISFVFKIRAIQEEIRAGAIREQRMRVMTIQNVAFTCDPLNDYPRPLRQTYPDRYGSQPPMYDEGVFPSDSIGILEIPPPTYEEALRAALVHSNNNRNETTSPTTINISNDNNSTSSS; from the exons atgtCATTTGTGGCATCATTGTTATTCGGAttggcaatatttttaattgttgtcgGTTTATGTCAATGTATAtcatttgtattcaaaattagaGCGATTCAAGAAGAAATTCGAGCTG gTGCGATTCGTGAACAAAGAATGCGTGTTATGACAATACAAAATGTCGCCTTCACGTGTGATCCACTAAACGATTATCCGCGTCCATTACGTCAAACGTATCCTGATCGTTATGGATCCCAGCCACCAATGTATGATGAAGGTGTATTCCCTTCAGATTCCATCGGTA ttttagaaATTCCTCCACCAACTTACGAAGAAGCACTTCGAGCTGCATTAGTACACAGCAATAATAACCGGAACGAAACTACGAGTCCAACTACAATCAATATtagtaatgataataattcGACTTCTAGTAGCTAA